In Nicotiana tabacum cultivar K326 chromosome 21, ASM71507v2, whole genome shotgun sequence, one DNA window encodes the following:
- the LOC107787782 gene encoding auxin response factor 8: protein MKLSTSGLSQQPHEGEKKCLNSELWHACAGPLVCLPSVGSRVVYFPQGHSEQVAATTNKEVDAHIPNYPNLPPQLICQLHNVTMHADVETDEVYAQMTLQPLTPQEQKDTYLPVELGIPSRQPTNYFCKTLTASDTSTHGGFSVPRRAAEKVFPPLDFSQTPPCQELIARDLHDIEWKFRHIFRGQPKRHLLTTGWSVFVSAKRLVAGDSVLFIWNEKNQLLLGIRRATRPQTVMPSSVLSSDSMHIGLLAAAAHAAATNSCFTVFFNPRASPSEFVIPLSKYIKAVYHTRVSVGMRFRMLFETEESSVRRYMGTITGIGDLDPVRWANSHWRSVKVGWDESTAGERQPRVSLWEIEPLTTFPMYPSLFPLRLKRPWYPGTSSFQENNSDAINGMAWLRGEGGDQGPHLMNLQSFGMLPWMQQRVDPTILRNDLNQQYQAMLATGLQNFGSGDMLKQQLMQFQQPVQYLQHAGSHNPLLQQQQQQQAMQQQQAIHQHMLPAQTQMDNVQRQPQQQVGNQMDDQAHQHSYREPYQISHSQLQQKQPSNIPSQSFSKPDFADPNSKFAASIAPSVIPTGLGSLCSEGSSNFLNFNRIGQQSVIMEQPPQKSWMSKFGHSELNAGSNSSSLPAYGKDTSTSQETCSLDAQNQTLFGANVDSSGLLLPTTVSNVSTTSIDADMSAMPLGTSGFQNSLYGYVQDSSDLLHNAGQVDPLNATRTFVKVYKSGSVGRSLDITRFNSYHELRQELGQMFGIEGFLEDPQRSGWQLVFVDRENDVLLLGDDPWEAFVNNVWYIKILSPEDVQKLGKEEVETLNRGSLERMNSNSADGRDFMSGLPSIGSLEY, encoded by the exons ATGAAGCTTTCAACATCAGGATTGAGTCAGCAGCCTCATGAAG GAGAGAAGAAGTGTTTGAATTCTGAGCTATGGCATGCCTGTGCTGGTCCTCTTGTATGCCTACCATCGGTAGGGAGTCGTGTGGTTTACTTTCCTCAGGGACATAGTGAACAG GTAGCGGCAACAACTAATAAAGAAGTTGATGCTCACATACCCAATTACCCAAACTTGCCGCCCCAGTTGATCTGTCAACTTCACAATGTCACAATGCAT GCAGATGTTGAAACAGATGAAGTATATGCTCAAATGACGCTGCAGCCCTTGACACCG CAAGAACAAAAGGATACATATCTTCCTGTTGAGTTGGGAATTCCTAGCAGGCAGCCTACTAATTATTTTTGCAAGACACTCACCGCAAGTGATACCAGTACGCATGGTGGCTTTTCTGTTCCTCGTCGTGCTGCAGAGAAAGTTTTCCCTCCTTTG GATTTCTCACAAACACCACCTTGCCAAGAATTAATTGCAAGGGATCTGCATGACATTGAATGGAAATTCAGGCATATTTTCCGAG GACAGCCTAAGCGGCATCTTCTTACGACTGGCTGGAGTGTGTTTGTTAGTGCCAAAAGACTTGTCGCTGGAGATTCAGTTCTTTTCATTTG GAATGAGAAAAATCAGCTCCTCCTGGGAATTCGTCGTGCAACTCGACCCCAAACTGTGATGCCATCATCTGTTCTGTCTAGTGACAGCATGCACATTGGATTGCTTGCTGCCGCTGCTCATGCTGCCGCTACCAATAGCTGTTTCACTGTTTTTTTCAACCCAAG GGCTAGCCCATCTGAGTTTGTGATACCTCTTTCAAAATACATTAAAGCTGTATATCACACTCGTGTTTCCGTTGGAATGCGTTTCCGGATGCTATTTGAAACTGAAGAATCAAGTGTCCGAAG ATACATGGGCACAATTACTGGCATTGGTGACTTAGATCCAGTTCGCTGGGCCAACTCTCACTGGCGATCTGTCAAG GTCGGTTGGGATGAGTCAACAGCAGGCGAGAGGCAACCCAGGGTTTCACTATGGGAGATAGAGCCTTTGACTACTTTCCCAATGTATCCATCTTTGTTCCCTCTTAGGCTAAAACGGCCTTGGTACCCAGGAACTTCATCTTTTCAAG AAAATAACAGTGACGCTATTAATGGAATGGCATGGTTGAGAGGGGAAGGTGGTGACCAAGGGCCGCATCTGATGAATCTTCAATCTTTTGGCATGCTTCCCTGGATGCAACAAAGAGTCGATCCAACTATTCTCCGAAATGATCTTAACCAGCAGTATCAAGCTATGTTGGCTACTGGTTTGCAAAATTTTGGGAGTGGCGATATGCTGAAACAGCAACTGATGCAGTTTCAGCAGCCTGTCCAATACCTTCAGCATGCCGGCAGTCATAATCCTCTCctgcagcagcaacaacaacaacaagcaatGCAACAGCAACAGGCTATTCATCAGCATATGCTGCCTGCTCAAACTCAAATGGATAACGTTCAAAGGCAACCACAGCAACAAGTCGGCAATCAGATGGACGACCAGGCTCATCAACATTCTTACCGGGAACCATATCAAATATCACATAGCCAGCTCCAGCAGAAACAACCATCAAACATTCCTTCTCAGTCATTTTCAAAGCCGGATTTCGCAGATCCGAACTCTAAGTTTGCAGCTTCTATTGCTCCATCGGTCATTCCAACGGGGCTAGGTTCTTTATGTTCGGAAGGAAGTAGTAACTTTTTGAATTTCAATAGAATTGGTCAGCAGTCTGTGATCATGGAGCAGCCACCTCAAAAATCTTGGATGTCAAAATTTGGGCATTCAGAATTGAATGCTGGCTCCAACTCATCCTCACTCCCGGCATATGGGAAAGATACTTCCACTTCACAGGAAACTTGTAGTTTAGATGCCCAGAATCAAACTCTTTTTGGTGCTAATGTTGATTCTTCAGGGCTTCTCCTCCCGACAACTGTGTCCAATGTTTCTACTACATCAATTGATGCTGATATGTCCGCTATGCCACTAGGGACTTCTGGATTTCAGAATTCTCTATATGGTTATGTGCAAGACTCTTCTGACTTGTTGCATAATGCAGGACAAGTTGATCCACTAAATGCGACCCGTACATTTGTCAAG GTTTACAAATCAGGGTCTGTTGGGAGGTCACTGGATATCACCCGGTTCAACAGCTATCATGAGCTACGGCAAGAACTGGGACAGATGTTCGGGATTGAAGGGTTCCTTGAAGACCCTCAAAGATCAGGCTGGCAGCTTGTATTTGTTGACAGGGAGAATGATGTCCTTCTCCTTGGAGATGACCCATGGGA GGCATTTGTCAACAATGTCTGGTATATCAAAATTCTTTCACCCGAGGATGTGCAGAAACTGGGGAAGGAAGAGGTTGAAACCCTAAATCGTGGTTCACTTGAAAGGATGAACAGTAATAGTGCTGATGGTCGGGACTTCATGTCTGGACTGCCATCGATAGGGTCACTTGAGTACTGA